A part of Salvelinus fontinalis isolate EN_2023a unplaced genomic scaffold, ASM2944872v1 scaffold_1095, whole genome shotgun sequence genomic DNA contains:
- the LOC129848666 gene encoding uncharacterized protein LOC129848666, whose amino-acid sequence MENDVFKSCQEKTSKPLCQIPSQPEMQTRPLKGKPPQIMIETKPSVSSRLPAMTKLPVLPGVAFKFHRASLGKKLYQPTSDFNLSDPNCHIMRPTYNSLHDPNLNEYYHRKEMHEKLKKRNFITKEDNVVCSLKEYNTYKHYLDTVKTDHHKTYSKKLKEQILRMVQLQEEGHIPKDVTLEDMIEYLLNKGAQNLKHLQSTIGSRDRGQKYGLQTALYDQEREFKEDWVSKERSRLKLIEKDVRHDLNKAKYMKEAKEKRIRKKMCIMEQKQAIQLRIMEEELKNLQEFERLREASIKPNKLLEEIFEKPASAQPALKPAHSKTVKKTVSLSVKSKEKPAMLQRRPSLAPRQRRPCLDGLAPLKGFQEPVFRIFKAIKGQSIPDRAQLKSVILDHLGSKLVRKQLAESIRDEVKLTIPGSTPAAQRALSARIAYDVLKCVSRAANPSNEPACRLRGGNTIKPNAQADDPEPEERMANGEDINTYVTTLITDVLEEVQEQVIVMIREDSPTQFRVVSAKASQTAIDVVSNVLEDIRHLLNEENIEELALDCDAEEGTSGITNIQPPALTALKKADPENRRDSCSKLEGVACDLINTAYDSILFELAFPELQGERDEKSPSLTLEILPSEPVISSLSNSPSYGMVFSSDTSEVAENNSKTSSSEASAAASTSSQETDTTTTVECKEERVENGNTSETDNVLSVPSVNTEEVVSKPILLHKVKKENAATRSASLPNLYGLVVDAVMDHFSTEPFKDNLAQSVKNEVRRTLSMPECGLLNLQIDNYFERKMLEDMLKDVSRQCGGTSSSTVAEEATDEEEIYRLESAAAQLIQKVFQEVKTNFVVKIKKGSPKRCLSPEVSQTAINAVSSLLGDMETTVMASVRCSCTTSRADMEGMLSEATGEHPAKSMASAKVELIADDLVEDAIDMCSEMILDDQPLALLHDDPEEGTSNVVVPGPIQSSLSGVDERHTKSQVLAVKIEDHEVKPILIQDTALISPGEKNTDEKRVIRVSYVFNSSPRRKAHRATRSTSFPNLYVTLVDGVLDQISTEPFKETLAQSVRNEVRHSVSLPQFGSVNLKSEDCSEKEIIEDMLKSVSRKRSKDQACQLTGKASETMNANVDAISLTPKLQSTAKDQIIKVLEQVNTKIINMIRQDSPNRTISPKASQTAINAVSNILGAMGTSLKASNTPFVSNVAGLQPDRDDVASYSTEAFEGFPGIWMSSLKIKYIASGLMDTVCEDLLDEDGFLRRSAGAISSQEDLNLQKVITSKPASPVNCMPVKGCLSMSYLDALKNPEDIENATHLSRSIDSLSVIGVPTSTSKEVSYGTELKLTQLQKDVSASSSLYAMSNCRSSLEFPSSRSDIPIDKEAQRISSTYEEDSLSKSLLTSSKSVFNVSGLVPTPPEGKPKVRLPRRPVLHLRKVPEEPPKKMHIYTVCRDAFHFPTETMRSTSPSSFEGEFSTPESQRPRAVDSSDKESIFNIDSSKRLVAEIMLSVREDIVEAKQRELAAHLAVLSSDNEMLSTLAQSGTPRADS is encoded by the exons ATGGAGAACGACGTTTTTAAAAGCTGTCAG GAGAAGACCTCAAAGCCCCTGTGTCAGATACCCTCGCAACCAGAGATGCAAACTCGTCCACTGAAAGGGAAGCCTCCTCAGATCATGATAGAAACAAAGCCGTCAGTGAGCAGCAGATTGCCTGCCATGACAAAGCTTCCAGTCCTACCTGGGGTCGCCTTTAAATTTCATAGAGCCAGCCTGGGTAAAAAG TTGTATCAGCCTACATCTGATTTCAACCTCAGTGACCCAAACTGTCACATTATGAGGCCGACGTACAACAGTTTGCATGACCCAAACCTCAATGAATACTACCATCGGAAGGAAATGCATGAGAAGTTAAAGAAGCGAAACTTCATCACTAAAGAGGACAAC gTTGTATGCTCATTAAAGGAGTATAACACATACAAACATTACCTGGATACGGTCAAGACTGACCATCATAAAACGTACAGCAAAAAGTTG AAGGAACAGATACTGAGAATGGTTCAGTTGCAAGAGGAAGGCCATATACCTAAGGACGTTACCCTGGAAGATATGATAGAGTACTTACTGAATAAAGGAGCACAGAACCTGAAGCATCTGCAGTCAACCATTGGTTCCAG GGACAGGGGACAGAAATATGGCCTGCAAACTGCGTTGTATGACCAAGAGAGAGAGTTTAAAGAGGATTGGGTTTCTAAGGAGCGATCCAGGCTGAAACTCATTGAAAAGGATGTGAGGCACGATTTGAACAAGGCCAAGTATATGAAAGAGGCCAAAGAAAAGCGCATCAGAAAG aaaatgtGCATTATGGAACAAAAACAGGCTATTCAGTTGAGGATAATGGAAGAGGAATTGAAAAACCTCCAGGAGTTTGAGAGGTTGAGAGAGGCCTCTATCAAACCAAATAAGCTGCTGGAAGAAATATTTGAAAAACCAG CATCTGCTCAGCCTGCTCTCAAACCTGCTCACTCCAAAACTGTAAAGAAAACAGTTTCTCTGTCAG TAAAATCTAAGGAAAAGCCAGCCATGCTACAGAGGAGACCAAGCCTTGCACCACGCCAGAGGAGACCATGCCTGGATGGTCTGGCACCGCTGAAGGGTTTCCAAGAACCTGTTTTTAGGATCTTCAAAGCCATCAAGGGACAAAGCATCCCAGACAGAGCTCAGCTGAAATCTGTCATCCTCGACCACTTAGGCTCCAAGCTTGTCAGGAAGCAGCTGGCGGAGTCAATCAGGGATGAGGTCAAACTGACGATTCCAGGGTCTACACCAGCGGCACAAAGGGCTCTGAGTGCCAGAATCGCTTACGATGTGTTGAAGTGCGTCTCTCGAGCGGCCAATCCTAGCAATGAACCTGCCTGCAGACTCCGTGGGGGCAACACAATCAAACCCAATGCTCAAGCAGATGATCCAGAACCAGAGGAGCGGATGGCCAACGGAGAAGACATAAACACCTATGTGACAACGTTGATCACTGACGTTCTGGAGGAAGTCCAGGAGCAGGTTATCGTAATGATCCGAGAAGACTCTCCTACCCAATTCAGAGTTGTCTCTGCAAAGGCCAGCCAAACAGCCATTGATGTGGTAAGCAATGTTTTGGAAGACATTAGACACTTATTAAATGAGGAAAACATTGAAGAGCTTGCACTAGACTGTGATGCTGAAGAAGGCACCTCAGGTATAACAAACATTCAGCCACCTGCATTGACTGCATTAAAAAAGGCAGACCCCGAGAACCGCCGAGATTCCTGTTCAAAACTAGAAGGTGTCGCCTGTGACCTTATTAACACTGCATATGACAGCATCCTATTCGAGCTGGCTTTTCCTGAGCTTCAGGGTGAAAGAGATGAAAAATCTCCTTCCCTGACTCTGGAAATACTTCCCTCGGAGCCAGTGATCTCATCTTTATCCAACTCTCCCAGTTATGGAATGGTGTTTTCATCTGACACTTCAGAGGTTGCAGAAAACAACAGTAAGACAAGCAGCTCAGAGGCCTCCGCAGCTGCATCAACCTCGTCCCAGGAGACGGATACCACAACCACTGTAGAATGCAAAGAAGAAAGAGTAGAGAATGGTAACACCAGTGAAACAGACAACGTCCTTTCTGTCCCCTCAGTCAATACTGAAGAAGTTGTTTCAAAGCCTATTCTCTTGCACAAGGTGAAGAAAGAAAATGCAGCCACCAGAAGCGCTTCTCTTCCCAACCTGTATGGACTTGTTGTGGATGCAGTTATGGACCACTTCAGCACAGAACCCTTCAAAGACAATCTGGCCCAATCAGTGAAGAATGAGGTGAGACGCACCCTTTCTATGCCTGAATGTGGATTGTTGAACCTTCAAATTGATAATTACTTTGAGAGGAAAATGCTAGAGGATATGCTGAAGGACGTATCCCGACAGTGCGGAGGAACAAGCTCTAGCACCGTGGCTGAAGAGGCTACAGATGAAGAAGAGATCTACAGACTAGAATCTGCTGCAGCACAACTGATACAGAAAGTTTTCCAGGAGGTCAAGACAAATTTTGTTGTCAAGATCAAGAAGGGTTCTCCCAAGAGATGTCTATCCCCAGAA GTAAGCCAAACAGCCATCAATGCTGTGAGCAGTCTTCTGGGTGACATGGAGACAACTGTGATGGCCAGTGTTCGATGTTCTTGTACTACTTCCAGAGCAGATATGGAAGGAATGCTCTCTGAGGCAACAGGCGAGCACCCAGCGAAATCAATGGCCTCTGCAAAAGTTGAGTTGATCGCTGATGATTTAGTGGAAGATGCCATCGATATGTGCAGTGAAATGATTTTAGACGACCAGCCACTAGCCCTACTACATGACGATCCTGAAGAAGGTACATCAAATGTTGTTGTTCCTGGACCAATTCAGAGCAGCCTGTCTGGAGTTGATGAACGCCACACAAAATCACAGGTCCTTGCAGTAAAGATTGAAGACCATGAGGTAAAGCCAATTTTGATCCAAGACACAGCGCTCATATCTCCAGGTGAGAAGAATACGGATGAAAAAAGAGTCATTAGAGTAAGTTATGTCTTTAACTCATCCCCTAGAAGGAAAGCTCACCGGGCCACCAGAAGCACCTCTTTCCCTAACCTCTATGTCACCCTCGTGGATGGAGTTCTGGACCAAATTAGCACAGAACCTTTCAAAGAAACCCTGGCCCAATCTGTGAGGAATGAGGTAAGACATTCTGTCTCTTTGCCTCAATTTGGATCGGTGAACCTCAAAAGCGAGGACTGCTCAGAGAAAGAAATTATTGAGGATATGTTGAAAAGTGTATCCAGAAAACGCAGTAAAGACCAGGCCTGTCAGCTGACCGGGAAAGCCAGTGAGACCATGAATGCCAACGTAGATGCCATTTCACTTACCCCCAAACTACAGTCTACTGCCAAAGACCAAATCATCAAAGTTCTGGAGCAGGTCAACACTAAAATAATCAATATGATTAGACAAGATTCTCCCAACAGGACGATTTCCCCCAAGGCAAGCCAGACTGCCATCAATGCTGTCAGCAACATTTTGGGTGCTATGGGAACCTCTctcaaggcaagcaacacaccATTTGTTTCTAATGTGGCTGGACTCCAGCCTGACCGAGATGATGTAGCATCTTACTCAACTGAAGCTTTTGAGGGATTTCCAGGGATCTGGATGTCATCCCTGAAGATAAAATATATTGCCTCAGGCCTCATGGACACTGTCTGTGAGGACCTACTGGATGAGGATGGTTTCCTCAGACGGAGCGCTGGTGCAATATCCTCACAGGAAGACCTTAATCTTCAGAAGGTAATTACTTCAAAACCAGCATCCCCAGTCAATTGCATGCCCGTCAAAGGATGCCTGTCAATGTCCTACCTTGATGCTTTGAAGAATCCTGAAGACATTGAAAATGCTACTCACCTCAGTAGAAgcattgactctctctctgtaattGGTGTGCCTACTTCAACCTCAAAGGAAGTTTCATACGGCACAGAATTGAAACTGACACAGTTGCAAAAGGATGTCTCTGCATCATCCTCACTTTATGCCATGAGCAACTGTCGGAGCTCATTGGAGTTTCCCTCCAGTCGATCCGATATCCCTATTGACAAAGAGGCCCAAAGGATTTCCTCCACATACGAAGAAGACAGTCTGTCCAAATCCCTCCTGACCTCTTCCAAATCAGTCTTCAATGTCTCTGGCCTCGTCCCTACTCCTCCAGAGGGAAAGCCAAAGGTGAGGCTGCCACGGCGCCCAGTGCTTCACCTTAGGAAGGTTCCAGAGGAGCCCCCCAAAAAGATGCACATTTACACAGTTTGCAGGGATGCTTTTCATTTCCCAACTGAGACAATGCGATCGACCAGTCCATCATCATTCGAGGGAGAATTCTCAACTCCAGAGTCCCAGAGGCCAAG AGCGGTGGACAGCTCAGACAAGGAGTCTATCTTTAATATAGACTCATCCAAAAGACTCGTCGCAGAGATAATGCTGTCTGTTCGGGAGGACATTGTTGAGGCAAAGCAGAGAGAGTTGGCCGCACATCTGGCTGTGCTGTCGTCTGACAATGAGATGCTCAGCACTTTGGCTCAGAGTGGGACACCCCGCGCCGATTCATGA